In Candidatus Methylomirabilota bacterium, a single window of DNA contains:
- a CDS encoding type III pantothenate kinase, with translation MLLAIDIGNTNIVLGLFRERELVHHWRVGTRRDETSDEYGILLKNLFEVVGVPRSAVSELIIASVVPPLQPVFEELASSYFQVTPLVVGPGIRTGVPILYDNPREVGADRIVNAVAAYETYGGPAIVVDFGTATTFDAISSKGEYLGGVIAPGVGISAEALFERAAKLPRVEIVRPKIVIGKNTVGSIQAGLFYGYLGLVDGIVRRMVKEMERQPEVIGTGGLAHLILPESETVSRIDPLLSLKGLQILFDRNR, from the coding sequence ATGCTCTTAGCGATCGACATTGGAAACACGAACATCGTGCTCGGGCTCTTCCGGGAACGGGAGCTCGTACACCATTGGCGGGTCGGCACGCGGCGGGATGAGACGAGTGATGAGTATGGGATTCTCCTGAAAAACCTCTTCGAGGTGGTGGGAGTTCCTCGGTCAGCGGTTTCCGAGCTGATTATTGCCTCGGTCGTTCCGCCGCTTCAGCCCGTCTTTGAAGAGTTGGCCAGCAGCTATTTCCAGGTGACTCCCTTAGTGGTCGGGCCTGGGATCCGGACCGGGGTGCCAATCCTCTACGATAACCCTCGCGAGGTGGGGGCAGACCGTATCGTCAACGCCGTTGCGGCCTACGAGACCTATGGTGGTCCCGCCATCGTGGTTGATTTTGGGACCGCCACCACCTTTGATGCAATTTCGTCAAAGGGGGAGTACCTTGGCGGAGTCATCGCGCCGGGGGTCGGGATATCGGCCGAGGCGCTTTTTGAGCGGGCGGCCAAGTTGCCACGGGTCGAGATCGTGCGCCCCAAAATAGTGATTGGAAAGAACACGGTTGGGAGTATCCAAGCCGGTCTGTTTTATGGATATCTTGGTCTCGTGGACGGAATTGTGCGCCGCATGGTCAAAGAGATGGAGCGGCAACCCGAGGTTATCGGCACGGGTGGCTTGGCCCATCTGATCCTGCCCGAATCAGAGACCGTCAGCCGGATCGACCCCCTCCTGTCCCTGAAGGGTCTACAGATCCTCTTCGACCGGAACCGCTGA
- the typA gene encoding translational GTPase TypA, which produces MQTDRKELKRREDVRNLAIIAHVDHGKTTLVDAMLWQSGIFRDNESVVERVMDSIDLEREKGITIMAKNTAIVYHTTHINIVDTPGHADFGGEVERTLNMVDGVLLLVDASEGPLPQTRFVLRKALEARLVPIVLINKIDRGDARPSEVLDEIYDLFIDLDATEEQLEFPVYYCNARKGICRTSPDGKDTPLTPLFEEILRTIPAPTYEPDSPLQFLITTLGYDDYVGRLAVGRIFNGRLSKGQAVALCRLDGQVVSSKVTGLYGYEGLRRIEIAEAGPGDIVAVTGIERVNIGETLSAVEDPRPLPPIHVDEPTIAMLFYVNNSPMAGREGQYATSRKLRERLDKEVLYNVSIRVEETESPDVFSVSGRGELQMAILIEMMRREGHEMAVGKPQVLTRSIDGVLHEPMEQLLIDSPEEFIGALTQKMGPRKGHMIQMVNHGSGRVRLEFRVPSRGLLGFRTEFLTETKGSGIMHHLFDGYEPWQGNIAHRFTGTLVADRPGRATAYAIEHLQPRGTLFISPGEEVYEGMIVGEHSRPNDLDVNITKEKKLTNMRSSTADEMAHLAPPRRLSLEQTLEFIREDELVEATPHAFRLRKKVLRAGQRKRKP; this is translated from the coding sequence GTGCAGACGGACCGGAAAGAACTCAAAAGGAGAGAGGACGTCCGCAACCTGGCCATCATTGCCCATGTGGACCACGGCAAGACGACGCTCGTGGATGCCATGCTCTGGCAGAGCGGCATCTTCCGCGACAACGAGTCAGTCGTGGAGCGGGTCATGGACTCCATCGACCTGGAGCGGGAAAAGGGCATCACCATCATGGCCAAGAACACCGCCATCGTCTACCACACGACCCACATCAACATCGTGGACACTCCGGGTCACGCCGACTTCGGAGGCGAGGTCGAGCGCACCCTCAACATGGTTGATGGGGTACTGCTGCTAGTGGACGCCAGCGAGGGGCCCCTGCCCCAGACTCGCTTCGTGCTCCGCAAAGCCCTGGAGGCCAGGCTGGTCCCCATCGTGCTGATCAACAAGATCGACCGCGGCGACGCCCGACCGTCAGAGGTCCTGGACGAGATCTACGATCTCTTCATCGATCTCGATGCCACGGAGGAGCAGCTGGAGTTCCCTGTCTACTACTGCAATGCCCGCAAGGGCATATGCCGCACCAGTCCCGACGGCAAGGACACGCCCCTCACCCCTCTCTTCGAGGAGATCCTGCGTACCATACCGGCCCCCACCTACGAGCCCGACAGCCCCCTTCAGTTCCTGATTACCACCCTGGGCTACGATGATTACGTGGGCCGCCTGGCCGTGGGCCGGATCTTCAACGGCCGCCTCTCCAAGGGGCAGGCCGTAGCCCTCTGCCGCCTCGACGGCCAGGTGGTGTCCTCCAAAGTCACCGGGCTTTACGGGTACGAGGGCCTGCGCCGGATCGAGATTGCGGAGGCCGGACCCGGTGACATCGTGGCCGTGACCGGGATCGAAAGGGTGAACATCGGTGAGACCCTGTCTGCGGTGGAAGACCCCAGGCCCCTGCCTCCGATCCATGTTGATGAGCCGACGATCGCCATGCTCTTCTATGTCAACAACTCACCCATGGCGGGCCGCGAGGGACAGTATGCCACCTCGAGGAAGCTCCGGGAACGGCTGGACAAGGAGGTGCTGTACAATGTCTCGATCCGGGTCGAGGAGACCGAGTCACCCGACGTCTTCTCCGTCTCAGGTCGGGGCGAGCTCCAGATGGCCATCCTTATTGAGATGATGCGGCGGGAGGGCCACGAGATGGCGGTCGGCAAGCCGCAGGTCCTCACGCGTTCCATCGACGGCGTCCTCCACGAGCCCATGGAGCAATTGCTCATTGATTCTCCCGAGGAATTCATCGGTGCCCTGACCCAGAAGATGGGTCCCCGCAAGGGACACATGATCCAGATGGTCAACCACGGCAGCGGCCGGGTGCGCCTCGAGTTCCGAGTCCCCTCCCGGGGCCTGCTCGGCTTCCGCACCGAGTTCTTGACCGAGACCAAGGGCAGCGGCATCATGCACCACCTGTTCGATGGCTACGAGCCCTGGCAGGGGAACATCGCCCACCGCTTCACCGGCACCCTGGTGGCAGACCGACCGGGGCGTGCCACCGCATACGCCATCGAGCACCTCCAGCCCCGGGGTACCCTCTTCATTTCCCCCGGCGAGGAAGTCTACGAGGGTATGATCGTCGGGGAACACTCCCGGCCCAACGACCTGGACGTGAACATCACCAAGGAAAAAAAGCTCACGAACATGCGCTCGTCCACCGCCGACGAGATGGCGCACCTCGCCCCGCCTCGGCGGCTCAGCCTCGAGCAGACCCTCGAGTTCATCCGCGAGGACGAGTTGGTGGAGGCCACACCCCACGCCTTCCGGTTGCGCAAAAAGGTCTTGCGGGCCGGCCAGCGCAAGCGGAAACCTTGA
- the rplM gene encoding 50S ribosomal protein L13, whose translation MGAGRTYSAKPGEVQRSWHLVDARGKVLGRLATEVAMVLRGKRKPQFTPHVDTGDFVIVVNAEKVLLTGKKLKQKMYYRASGYPGGLKATAAGTLLKSHPERLIQYAVRGMLPKTKLGDAVYRKLKVYAGGKHPHEAQKPVPLEIR comes from the coding sequence ATGGGTGCTGGGCGGACATATAGCGCAAAACCAGGAGAGGTTCAGCGGTCCTGGCATCTCGTGGATGCACGGGGAAAGGTCCTGGGGCGACTGGCGACTGAAGTGGCAATGGTCCTGCGGGGGAAGCGGAAGCCTCAGTTCACTCCCCATGTGGACACAGGCGACTTCGTGATCGTCGTAAACGCCGAAAAGGTGCTTCTGACCGGAAAGAAGTTGAAGCAGAAAATGTATTACCGCGCCTCGGGATATCCCGGAGGGCTCAAGGCGACCGCCGCAGGTACCTTATTGAAGAGTCATCCCGAGCGGTTAATCCAATACGCGGTCCGGGGGATGCTTCCCAAGACCAAGCTGGGGGATGCGGTGTACCGGAAGCTGAAGGTGTACGCTGGGGGGAAACATCCCCACGAGGCCCAGAAACCCGTTCCATTAGAGATTCGGTGA
- the rpsI gene encoding 30S ribosomal protein S9: MTVAATYYGTGRRKTAVARVRLKEGEGQIVVNRQPLGEYFGRATLRMVIAQPLKLTGLEGKYDVIANVRGGGSTGQAEAIRHGISRALLVVDGGLRPTLRKAGLLTRDSRIKERKKYGQRGARARFQFSKR, from the coding sequence ATGACAGTTGCCGCGACCTATTACGGGACAGGCAGACGCAAGACCGCAGTGGCGAGGGTCCGACTCAAAGAGGGGGAGGGACAGATCGTCGTCAACCGCCAGCCGCTGGGAGAGTATTTTGGCCGGGCCACCCTTCGCATGGTTATTGCCCAGCCCCTGAAGCTCACGGGTCTTGAAGGAAAGTATGACGTGATTGCGAACGTTCGGGGTGGTGGGAGTACGGGACAGGCTGAGGCCATTCGGCATGGCATCTCTCGGGCCCTCCTGGTGGTCGATGGGGGGCTCCGCCCTACCCTTCGAAAAGCGGGTCTCCTCACCAGGGATTCTCGGATCAAGGAGCGAAAGAAGTACGGACAGCGGGGTGCCCGGGCGCGATTCCAGTTCTCCAAACGGTAG